Below is a genomic region from Tenrec ecaudatus isolate mTenEca1 chromosome 15, mTenEca1.hap1, whole genome shotgun sequence.
cctgtaattaggggggcttgTATACCCCTAGAGTATATATAAgtcttggttggaaatatattctctctctctgtacagacctgactcctgaagtcatggtggtcctggaggtgagcccttgcatgccttgtcttgtctgatgtctctttaattttactccccaattacacaactgccccttagacccattcgattgtgggggctggtaccccacaaagAATGTCTTAAGTACATGTACTTACCACAGGAACTATCTGAAATATGTGATTACTGTTACAGTGATCCAGTAAACGTTGTCTGGTAAAATTtgattcttgacacaatggacactTAAAGGTGGGGTGCCCAGAAGAACTATAAAACAATTATGAATGAAATATATTTAATTCAAAAGTATAAAAATCCTGTACTCCTATGTTTTAAACCAATCACTTTCTCTTAAAAGTTATAATCATTAGCCTTTTTAGAACTAAAACAGAGGTTACCTCTCAAAAAAAATTTTCCACAATGCTTGTGACCTATCACACATCCTGTAATAATAACTCCATTTGTTAAGCAACTATCTCCAAACAATTAAATCATAGTAGTACATAATATAAGGTGACCAAAGATGTATGATGTATTCCTTGAAAAGTTACAATATCCTGTGGCACCCCTATTTGGTAACTTCATATCTAAAAACTTAAAATGTTTTAGAAACTTCCATCAATGTCTTTAAAGTATTTAAATCCCAAGGAACCTAACATACAAAACTGCTAGGAAAAGTAAAAAACAAGATTACCTACCACTAACTACCAGAATGAAATActtaaaaagaacttgaggagtaTGCATCACTGGCTTTTAATACATCTGAACTGCACCAAGGGCTAGGCAGCTCAACATCACACATGGAAGACAGCATGGAAGGACTGAACATAGCAATCACATCTTTGATTTCTAAACACCTAACTTCTAGCACTGTATCTGGAGATGAAACTGAATGAAAATAAGGTTCACTTTAAAATTCATAATCTGATAAAATTTGttgtaaaaatataatttttcaaaaGCTTACCTTGTATTCTCTTGGTAAGTTTCTGTGTTATCAGATGTGGATGTTTCACTCCTATTACTGGAGGAGGGTCAGAGTTAATAATGAAGAATACTAGAGATGCATTCATTTGAACTACTTCAACAACGAGGGCTGAATTTGCCTTAAACCTCCATATTACAAAGAGTTTTGATCTTTGAAATCAGTATGGCATGAACTACTTTTCAACTAAATTAAGATAAGATGGCTTAACTGGATCTCAGCAATGTCTTTAAATTAGTTTATGCACAATTACAAAAGAACATAGAATATaaatttccacaaacattttaaatCTACAGCATGAATATTTTCCCAGGTCCTTTAAACTTTTAAAGTAAGTTGTTTCTCTATCAAACATACTAAGTTTTTGAAAGGAATAAAACTAGGCATTCGTGAACTTTTAACTAGGATGTAGTTTAAGGCTGTAGATTACAGAGTGGAGTAGGTTTAGGAAAATGTTTGAACTTTGATTGTTTATGTATTTTATGGCTCTAAAGGGAAAACATCAGGCTTTACTAGCATTTGATATACAGAAAGAACAACATGACATTCTCCCTTGAACTCTGTGTGCAGTCACATGCCATATGGAGTACACTAAAAGCATTCCAAGACATAGGATTGTTACCTAAGTATTATAACATTTAATCAGCACGGATTAATTTTATGAAACAAAACCTTTAAATAGTAGAACATTGAAATAGCAATAAGGTAGGTAGTGTCCCCCcctgaaaaaaaaagtgtttgtACCACAGAGAAGTTTGTTGGTTATTTCAAAACTAGAGTAAGTAAAAGTGTTTCGAAACAGCTATTTATTCATTTCACTCCAAACCCTTTACCACCactatctttaaaatatttagaaaactaAGGCAGTTTTTTCACAATAAATGGCAGAGTCTGCCATTTGCTCCAAGCCTTCATTTTTAACCTCAATTATATTGCTTTTCACGGATGGCTATGGTGCAAGAAACTATTCATGGTGCAATTGTAGGTAATCAGGAAAAAATAAGGCTTGAGAGAGCCAGGGGACATATTAGAAAGAAACTTTGTCTTGTCAAGTTTGGGGATATTAGCTCGTGAAATCCCTTGAAAATTTTTCCAGAAAAATGAACATTAACCACaactttgaagaagaaaaagagagattctAATTTGCAAATATATTACTGAAAGGTTTTTGGGATTTCTTCCATTTTTCAAATATCTGGAATTTcaaaataagagaaaataatcTTGAGTGAGAGGCCTATCTaaagtgcaactattggtctctcccatttcagaggaaagaggaagattgaaaacagaaagacacatggaaacaattagtccatctGACATTAATGAACCAcgaaaacatcagtctccacaatcaTGAGACAAGCACTAGAGAGAGGGTGTCTGGCTACCACTACCCACTACTCTGAAAGGGACTATATTCAAAGATTTTGGCTAGACTTGGAGAAAAATGTGAAGCAAAACTCATAATCATAAAAGAAACCAGGTTTACTAAATAGACTGGTGGAACACCCAATACAATGGCCATTAGTCACCGTTCAGGTCAAAGGGCTAACATTTATCCAAAGTTCGgagaggaaaaaaggaggagtGGAAAGAAGAAATGTGGAATAAGTGGGATACGTGATGGTACACTGAGGGTACTGCAACAGATGAGTTGCAACAAAATATGTagtaattgttgaatgtaaaaccaatgatcaattcTATAAAGCTTCACCTAAATCACATTTAAAAGTTCAAAATAAAAACCCTCAACTTTCATATGTACTGTTTTATTTACAGAACAAAGTTTTTTAGAACACAGTCTTAGAGAATGATTTTAAACAATATGAGCTTAAATATGTCATTAAGTTGATGTCCCAGATGCAATTTTATGAATGCCAAATAAACTTTGAACACAAATTCGATAGCCTTCATACTGGCTATTTACTTAAAACACAGAAACAAACTTAAAAATATCTTATCATACTTCCTTAAACAATTTCTATTTCATTACAAAGAAACCTCTTTTTAGTGGTAAACATTGCTTACCTGTTCCCTACTGAATCTTGAGAGATCTGAAATTTTGGAATGATAGAAGAAACACCATATTCATCCTGATACTTCTTACAAGTTTTGTAATGATGTCTCATGCGATAGAACTTAATCTGTAAATTATTAATTAAaaggtaaaattattttttatttggaaataaatacacagatttgagggggaaaaagaaaatctaATTACTAAGACGCCCTTTAAACAAGTTTGTTAAGAAAATGATTCAATCTGTTATGTAGAAACTGAAAATAAGTCATACTTTTCCATCTGCCAGATACAGGGACAATGGAGAATGGTCCACTGTCCAGAGTTACACACACAGAAAATTTAATAAGAAATGATACACTTGAGTATTGAATGGCAAATATCAAATATACACATTATATATACCTAAGACGTTGCCTTGAACCACACTAATTGTTAACTTTATTGTCTGTTGCAAGCTGGCAAAGTTAGAAAGAGGTTTAAAATTAAGCTCTCATATAAGCATTGGGCACATTTTTCAGCTTCTCACTGAGGAGTAACAGAAGAATCCCTCAAGTGTGTTCTCCAGCTTTACTCCGCTGCGCTGTCAGTTAAACACCTCTTTCAAAGAGATGGAAAAGCAGATCTGACTTGGGTGAATGCATGAAATAGCAACTTGTTTTGCTCAGTGACTCTATTCGCTGTTTAAAAAATGTCTGCAATCAATCCATAGGCACTGATATATATTCAAAACCTAACCACCCTTCactatattttactccttttccaAACAATGGAACTATGAAATCCAGATTGAAGAATCAATGCCAGTTATTTGCCAACACTTGTTCTTTAAAAACTAAagtatattataaaatattttactttaataaacatatatataaacaaaatgGGCATCTTAAAGTATTCTTTAAACCATATACATCTATTCAACCAAATTATTAACATTTGTATGTGCAAAGGTGAATACTGATGTTACTGTTGGACGTATGGGTTGAGTTTGTATCAGAATGGTGTTTAAATTAGTTAAATGCTGGTTTGCTCATCTACTTCATATAATCAATGAGAAATTAATTTAAGAAAAATACCATATTATAAATATGAATTCAGACTATTGGTTTAGTTCCCCAAAAATCTATACTCTGGGAAGCTCTATAGTTTTAAACAAacatttgggggggggcgggtatgGGAGAGACACTTTGATACCCAATCCCCAACCTAAATAACTTCTTTCCCTTCAAAATAGTACCCACTctaaaaacacaaacagaaattCCAGAGTAGAAATTTAGCTTCCAAAGAGCTTTATCACATTTACTTTACCTGTTTTGCACAGCACCTGCAGCTACCAGAAAACTTCCTCATGATATTTTCCAGATCTAAAGCTCGTTCCGGGCATGCTCTCTCTCTTCTAGTCACAGTTCCACGACAGAGGGGACAATGAATTCCACTTTCTCTCATTGCCGTCAGGAAACATTTTCTACAGAAACTAAACCAAGTATTTGTGACATATTAAGTAGAGGGGaaaaaaggctttcattacatttCTATAACTGAACTCTACAACAAataaggggaggagggagaaatgggACTAGGGAGGAAGCACCCCACTTTCTGTCCTCAGGTCCCGCTCTACAAGAAGGCTAATAACTGGACTATAGGTAAAGGGAAACAAACAAGAACTATTACTTGAATCTGCTTTATAAATGTTTAACATTGTATATGGAAGAATAAACATTAAACATTATTTAATACTATCAAAAAGTGTGAAAGAAAGGGATTATTATGTTCTGGCTCAGCCCTGTAGTAGCTGTGTGACAGTACACAACATATTTAACCATGCTGTATCTCCATTCCTCTAAACTAGGAGAGAATGGCCCAGATCTATTTTTGTCTCATTAGTGTACAAGATGTACACGTTTACTACGAAACAGAACACAAATTATCTGGGAAACTATAGGGTTACACAATATAGTATACACAACAAGGTTGATTAGGCCTCTCTGTAACTGACAGTATTTACTATATTATACACATTTATTTGGTTAGAATATAAAAACTTAACAcacttctttaaagtgctaaaaagcaaggaggttactttgaggactaaggtgcacctggcccaagtggGTGTATTTTAATTGCCCCATACACATttgaaagttgaaaaatgaataaggaagactgaagaagaaccaatggaTTTAAagtgtggtgttggcaaaaaatattaaaagtaccatgggttgccaaaagaacaaacaaatctgtctcggaagtaagtacagacagaatgctccttaggggcatctatggcatcccacatattttggatgtgttattaggaaagaccagtccctggagaaggctatcatgtttggtaaagtagcagggtagcaaaaaagaggaagaccttagataagatggattgacacagtgactgcacagaggagttcaaacataaggacaattgtgaggatggcacagtatcAGACAGCGCttccttttgttgtacacagagttgctgtgagcagaAACCAACCTGATGGCAACCAGCAAAGACGCATCTGCCCTTTAAGATGCTGTCAGCTAGCAGGGCTATTCAGCTCCAATCACTagtcagaggggagtcaccaggAGCTTAATACACATTGCAAatggaccttgcaaatggattttgggtttccatagGCCTATCCTTTGAACCTAGACTAGGGTCCTGCACTGAGAAACTCCTAGACCCAGGGAAGTGTCATTACAAGGTCCCTAAAAGCCAACAGAGAAAAAGGAGCTGACACCCTAAATACA
It encodes:
- the RNF138 gene encoding E3 ubiquitin-protein ligase RNF138 isoform X1, yielding MAEELFAATSYTEDDFYCPVCQEVLKTPVRTAACQHVFCRKCFLTAMRESGIHCPLCRGTVTRRERACPERALDLENIMRKFSGSCRCCAKQIKFYRMRHHYKTCKKYQDEYGVSSIIPKFQISQDSVGNSNRSETSTSDNTETYQENTSSSGHPTFKCPLCQESNFTRQRLLDHCNSNHIFQIVPVTCPICVSLPWGDPSQITRNFVSHLNQRHQFDYGEFVNLQLDEETQYQTAVEESFQVNI
- the RNF138 gene encoding E3 ubiquitin-protein ligase RNF138 isoform X2, with translation MAEELFAATSYTEDDFYCPVCQEVLKTPVRTAACQHVFCRKCFLTAMRESGIHCPLCRGTVTRRERACPERALDLENIMRKFSGSCRCCAKQIKFYRMRHHYKTCKKYQDEYGVSSIIPKFQISQDSVGNSNRSETSTSDNTETYQENTSSSGHPTFKCPLCQESNFTRQRLLDHCNSNHIFQIVPVNLQLDEETQYQTAVEESFQVNI